The Mesoterricola silvestris sequence GGCGGGTGGTGCTCCAGGCCGCGTCCAGCTGCTCCACCTTGACCTTCTGGATGGGATTCTGCTTGTGGACCATCACCACCAGGGCGTTGAGGCCCACGGTGATGCGGGTGGGCGGGTAGCCCCACCGGGCGGTGAACGCACTCACCTCCTCGGGCTTGAGATCCCGGTTCATGCCGGCCAGTTGGGCCGTGCCGTCGATGAAATTGCGGGCGACCATGGCGGCCACCATGGGCTGGACGTTCATCTGGATTTCGGTGTCCCGCAGGCGGTAGGCGTCCCGCCAGAGCAGGAACGTGGATTCCATGTTCGTCGGGGTGGCCGCGAGAAGGGGGTCGCCTGGCGCCGGGGTGCGCGCGGACAGCAGGAAGCCCATGGAAAGGAGGGTGCAAAAGGCCAGGCATTTCATGGGGTCCCCCGGGTGCAAAAGCGGTCCTGCTTCCGAAGCTGGTGCCAATTCGAAGAATAAGTTCAGAAAACCAATGGATGATATCATCGCAATGTTTCACTCATTGGCTTTCTGACAACGTGGAATTCACAAGGAGGCCCTCATGCGATTCCCGCGTGGCCTGAACTCCCTGCTGCTCGCCAGCGCCCTGGTTTCCGCCCTGCCCGCCCAAGCCCAGGCCCCCCGGGCGGGTAACGCCATCGTGGTGGCGGAAATGGTTGAACCACTTATGGCCAAGTGGAAGGACGCCTACCGGTCCAAGCATCCGGGGTGGGACCTCTCCTACGCCTCCACCCTCCAGGATTCCGTCTTCAAGGCCTTCCTCGCCGGCCAGTCCCTGCTGGCGCCCAGCGCCCGGGACTTCACCCGGGAGGAGATCGCCGCCTTCACGGCCAAGTGGGGCTATGCGCCGACCCGGGTGGCCATCTGCATGGACGGCCTCGTGGTCCTGGTGCACAAGAGCAACCCCCTGAAGGAAATCAAGATCGAGCAGCTGGACGCCATCTATTCCACCACCCGGCTCCAGGGCTGGCCCAAGGATATCCAGGTCTGGGGGGATCTGGGCCTGACCACCGGCAACTGGGCGACCCGCCCCATCGAAGTCCTGGGCCATCCCGTGGGCTCGGGCACCCGCATGTTCTACCTGAGCGCGGTGCAGAAGAACGGCACCAGCAAGCCCACGATCCAGCGTGGCGCCGATATCCTCGAAATGGTGGAGAACCTCACCGCCAACCAGGCCGCCATCGGGTACGGCTCCATGAGCCAGAACTATTCCTCCCTGCGCACCGTCCCCGTGGTGCCAGCGGGCGGAAAGACGGCAATTGAAGCCAACCCCGCCAATATCGTGGAGGGGGCCTACCCCCTCGGGCGCATCCTCTACACCTATGTGAACCAGGCCCCCGGCAAGCCCCTCAACGCCAACCTGCTGAACTTCCTCCGGTACATCCTTTCCAAGGACGGGCAGTCCCAGGTCACCTCGGCCGGCTTCGTTCCCCTGGCCGAGGACATCGCGGGCATCAATCTCCGCCGCCTGGAAGCAGCCCGTTAGCCCGGCCCCGCTCCAGGGCTAGGATCACCCGCTTGCGGGCGGCGCCCCAGTGGTAGCCGCCCAGGGCCCCGGAAGCCTGGATGATCCGGTGGCAGGGGATGAGGAGGGCGATGGGGTTCCGCCCCACCGCGGCTCCCACGGCCCGGGCCGCGCCGGGGTCGCCCAGGGTCCGGGCCAGGTCCCCGTAGGAGAGCACCCGGCCCTCGGGGATGGCCAGGAGGGCCTCCCAGACCTTCAGCTGGAAGGGGGATCCCTGCAGCAGCAGGGAGAGGGGCTTCGGGGGCTCCCCCCGGAACCGTGATTCCAGGGCTTCGGCCAGGGGGGCCAGGCCGGCGGGGTCGTGGGGGAAGTCCGCCCGGGGCCACCGGCCCCGGAGCTCCGCCAGGGCCTTGGCCGGGTCCCCGTCCTCCAGGAAGGCCAGGCCGCAGAGCCGGCCGTCCAGGGCCGCCAGGAGGGCCTCCCCGAAGGGGGTCGCCACCACCGTCCATCCCACCCGGAGGCCCCGGCCCTGCTCCTTGAACTGTCCCGGGGTCATGCACTCCAGGGACAGGAAGAGATCGTGGAGCCGGCTGGGACTGGAGAGGCCCACCGCGAGGCTGGCGTCCAGCATGGACCGGGAGTCCATGAGGAGCCCCTTGGCCTCCCCCAGGGTCAGGTACTGAAGGAACCGCTTGGGGCTGATGCCCGCCCACCGGCGGAACATGCGCTGGAAATGGAATTCGCTCACCCCCGCCTGGGCCGCCACCTCCGCCAGGGCCGGCTGTTCCCTCACGCTGTCGCAGAGGAAGCGGATGGCCTTGGCGCAACGGGTGAAATCGCTCTGGGACATGGGTCGCCCTCCGGATCCAAGGTGGCGGATCCGCGCCGGCCGGGCAATCCGGTTCTTGCTACTGGATCTTGAAGACGGCCGCCAGGTCGCCGCCGGTGGGGATGATGCGCCCGGCCTTGAGGCAGGTCTCGAAGCCGCCCCGGACGAAGTCCCTCACGCGGTAGAGGGTGGCGAAGTTCCACACCGGCGTGGCCTCCCCCTGGCCGCCCACGATCTCGCCGCCCCGGCGCACGTTGTCGGCCATCCAGGAGGGCAGGGTGAGGTGGTAGGGGTTGCGCACCACTTCGCCCTTGTGGAAGGACGTGGCGGCCACCAGGTCCGCCACCTCCTCGGCGGTGGACTGGATCATGAGGTTGGGATCGGACATGGGATGCCAGTACTCGGTCTCGATGATGCGGCACTTGAAGGCCGGGCCGAGGGTCTTGAGGGCGTCCACCACCAGGTGGTGGGTGCCCAGGTGGGTGCTGTTCCAGTCCTGGTCGTGGGGGATCACGATGAAGGAGGGGCGGTGGTAGGAGATGATCTGGGCGATGGTCTCCACGGAGGTGGCCCAGCCGTCGGGGTTGCCGGCCCGGGTCTTGGGGTTGATGCTGGCGAGGCCGTTCTGCCGGGTGGTGATGAGCTCGAAGCCCAGGAAGTGGCAGGCCCCGTACATCTCCTGGAGGCGGGCCTCCTGGCGGTCCACGCGGCTGCCCTGGGTCACGGCCACCACGCACACCCGGTAGTTCAGTTCCCGGCGCAGGCGCAGGGTCAGGGCGCCGGTGATGGATTCGTCGTCGGGATGGGGGGAGAAGACCAGCACCCGGGGCGCGTTGTCCATGAGCCGGGGGGCGGAGGCGGGGGCGAAGTCGCCCAGCGGCATCTCCCGGGCCTCCTCCTGCAGTTTGACGAATTCCTCAACGTAGTGGGTGTAGGGATGAGTCACGGTCCATACTCCTATGCCAGACGGATACTCATGAATACCACAGAGCCCGGGGGCGGGCATCCTCTTATTGGATGCCTATTCCGGGGCCGATTCCAGGGCTTTGTCCACCATTCCGTTCATTTCCAGACACTGCTTCTGGATCCGCCCGGCGATGCGGGCGACGTCCGGGGAACCGGCGGTCTCCTCCAGGAGCTGGGCCATGAGCAGGATGCTGTTGAGGGGGTTCCGCAGGTCGTGGGCCAGCTTCCGGAGGGTGCGGTGGTGCTCCGCCCGGGCCTCGGCCAGGGCTTGGGCGCCGGGCCGGGAGCGCCAGCGCGCCTGGATCCTGCGGAGGCTTCCGGGGCTCATCACTCCTCCCTGCTTGGCTGGTGGGATATCAAGGCACTACGAGATTAGGACCATTCACCGTTAGTTCAACCCAAACCTGGCCGGGCCCCGTTGCGCCGGGCCGGGTTCTCTGGCTGAATGGCAGGGGAGATCCCGATGAGCTTTGGCGACTTGACCTACCTGGTGGTGGACACGGAAACGACGGGCCTCAACCCGCCCGCGGACAAGGTGGTCTCCGTGGCGGGCGTCTGGGTGCGGGCCGGCCAGGGGCCCTTCCGCCGGGAGAGCTTCCTGGTGGATCCGGGCATCCCCATCCCCCCCGAGGCCTCGGCCATCCACCACATCGTGGACCGGCACGTGGCCGGCGCCCCCGCCCTGGGGGAGGTGCTGCCCGTGTTCCAGAAGGACGACTTCGACGCCTACGTGGCCCACAACGCCGCCTTCGACTTCGGCTTCCTGCCCCGGGCCGGGCGTCCGGTCCTCTGCACCATGCGCCTGGCCCGCAAGGTCTGGCCGAAGCTCAGCAAGTACTCCAACCAGTACCTGCGCTACTTCCTCCAGTTGGAGGTCACCGAGGCCGAGGGCCTGCCGGCCCATGAAGCCCTCGCGGACGCCCTGGTGACCAGCCGCCTCCTCCTCAAGGAACTGGCCTGGCTCCAGGAGAACCCCCAGCCCGGCGTGGAGACCATCCAGGACCTCATCGCCTGGGCCGAGGCCCCCAACCTCCTGGAGACCTGCCAGTTCGGCAGCAAGCACCGGGGCGTGCCCTGGGCCCGGGTACCCAAGGACTACCTGGCCTGGATGAAGCGCGAGGTGAAGGACATGGATCCGGACCTCCGGCACACGGTGGAGCACTACCTGCAGTAGACACGCCCTGAGGGAGGGGTTGTGCATTCCATCACCATTTGGTGCGGGGTCCGCCGGCGCCCCCGGGGGGCTACGGCCCCAGGTGCATTTCATTTATTAAAAATAAATGGGTTAGGGAAAAGTCCCAGCCGCCCTGGCGATTCGATCCAAGAGCGAGGATTCAACGGTTTTTTCCGGGTTCCGATTTTTCCCCTGACCCTACAATAGCGGATCGCGGGCAATTCGAGGTCTTGCGGAGCCCACGCCCTGCGGTCGGCGCGGCTCTACCCACTTTCTGGAAATCCTGGAGGACACGGATGGACACCAAGTCAAAGAAGGAGATGCTCGAGAACCTCCGGAAGGAGGCGCTTCTCGGAGGCGGCCAGGACCGCATCGACGCCCAGCACGCCAAGGGCAAGATGACGGCCCGGGAGCGGGTGGAGGCCTTCCTGGACAAGGGCACCTTCCGGGAGCTGGACGCCTTCGTCGCCCACCGCACCCACGACTTCCAGATGGACAAGAAGACCTTCCTGGGCGACAGCGTCGTCACGGGCTGGGGTCAGGTGGAAGGCCGGCCCGTCTACGTCTTCAGCCAGGACTTCACGGTCCTGGGCGGGAGCCTGGGCGAGGTGCACGCCGAGAAGATCTGCAAGGTGATGGACCTGGCCGTGAAGAACGGCGTGCCCGTGGTGGGCCTCAACGACAGCGGGGGCGCCCGGATCCAGGAGGGCGTCGTGAGCCTGGGGGCCTACGCGGACATCTTCCTGCGCAACACCCTGGCCTCGGGGGTGGTGCCCCAGATCAGCGCCATCCTGGGCCCCTGCGCGGGCGGCGCGGTGTACAGCCCCGCCCTCACGGACTTCATCATGATGGTGAAGAAGACCAGTCACATGTTCATCACCGGCCCCGACGTGGTGAAGACCGTCACCCACGAGGACGTGTCCATGGACGACCTGGGCGGCGCCGGGATCCACGCCAGCAAGAGCGGCGTGGCCCACTTCGTGGCCGAGGACGAGAAGGACGCCCTGGCCGGCCTGCGCACCCTCCTCTCCTACCTCCCCTCCAACAACATGGAGGACGCCCCCCGGGTGGAGACCGGCGACGATCCCAACCGCCGGGAGGAGGCCCTCAACGCCATCGTCCCCGACGACCCCCGCAAGGCCTACGACATGCACGAGGTCATCGGCCACGTGGTGGACTCGGGCGAATTCCTGGAGGTCCACGCGGCCTTCGCGGGCAACATCATCGTGGGCTTCGCCCGCATGGACGGGCACACCGTGGGCATCGTGGCCAACCAGCCCCTGGTCCTGGCCGGGGTGCTGGACATCGACGCCTCCGTGAAGGGGGCCCGGTTCGTGCGGTTCTGCGACGCCTTCAACATCCCCATCATCACCTTCGAGGACGTCCCCGGCTTCATGCCGGGCGTGGACCAGGAGCACCGCGGCATCATCCTCCACGGCGCCAAGCTGCTCTACGCCTATTGCGAGGCCACGGTGCCCAAGCTCACCGTGATCACCCGCAAGGCCTACGGCGGCGCGTACGACGTGATGAGCTCCAAGCACATCCGGGGCGACTACAACGTGTCCTGGCCCACGGGGGAGATCGCGGTCATGGGGCCCGACGGCGCCGTGAACATCATCTTCCGCAAGGAGATCGCCGAGGCCGCGGACCCCGCCGCCAAGCGGGCCGAGCTCATCGAGCTCTACAAGGACAAGTTCGCCAACCCCTTCGTGGCCGCGGGCCGGGGCTACCTGGACGACGTCATCGATCCCGCCGACACCCGCGCCCGGCTCATCGAGGCCCTGCGGATCTCCCAGAACAAGCGCGACGCCAATCCCCCGCGCAAGCACAGCACCATGCCCCTGTGAGGTGAGCCATGGCCAACAAGACCAGCATCAAGGAACTGTCGAAGCACCTGACCACGCCCTACAGCCACCTGGAACTGGGCCAGGTCAACGACCACGCCGCCTACGTCATGAACTTCAAGGACGTGTACCCCTTCCACCGGCACATCCAGGACGAGCTCTACCTGGTGCTCCAGGGCGAGATCACCATCCGGTTCAAGAACGCGGAGGCCATCCGCCTGCGCAAGGGCGAGAGCACCGTGGTGAGGGCCTACACCACCCATTCCTCCGAATCCCTGGAGGGGGCCCTGGTGCTCATGGTCAAGCCCAAGGAAATGTTCCCCCATCCCTCTGAAGTGGAGTAGCGGACATGGCAGCCACACCCCTGATGATCTGCGAGACCCTCCTGCGGGACGCGCACCAGAGCCTCCTGGCCACGCGCATGCGCACCGAGGACATGCTCCCCCTTTGCGAGGCCCTGGACGAGATCGGCTACTGGTCCCTGGAAGTGTGGGGCGGCGCCACCTTCGATTCCGCCATCCGCTTCCTGGGCGAGGACCCCTGGGAGCGCCTGCGGGCCCTCCGGAAGGCCCTGCCCAGGACCCGCCTCCAGATGCTTTTGCGCGGCCAGAACGTCGTGGGCTACAAGCACTACCCCGACGATATCCTCGAGCACTTCATCACGCTGGCCCGGAAGAACGGCATCGACGTCTTCCGCATCTTCGACGCCCTGAACGACCTGCGCAACATGGAACCCGCCATGCGCTTCGCCAAGGCCGCCGGCGGCCACGTGCAGGGGACCATCTCCTACACCATCAGCCCCTTCCACACCAACGCGGCCTTCGTCCAGATGGGCCGGGACCTCAGGTCCATGGGCGCCGATTCCATCGCCCTCAAGGACATGGCCGGCCTCATCACCCCCTACGTCGCCTACGACCTCGTCAAGGCCCTCAAGGAGGAGGTGGGCCTGCCCGTGCAGCTCCACACCCACTACACCTCGGGCTTCGGCACCGCCGCCCTCGTCAAGGCGGCGGAGGCCGGGGTGGACGTGGTGGACACGGCCATCTCCTCCATGTCCATGTCCACCTCCCAGCCCCCCACCGAGACCCTGGTGGCCGCCCTGAAGGGCCAGCCCCGGGACACGGGCCTGGACCTGGGCCGGCTCGCCGACATCTCCCGGCGCATGGAGAAGATCCGCAGGAAGTACGCGAGCTTCGAGGCGGGCGTGGCCGCCGTGGATATCAATGTCCTGCAGTTCCAGGTGCCGGGCGGCATGCTCAGCAACCTGGTGGGCCAGCTCCGCTCCCAGGGGGCCATGGACAAGTACTACGACGTGCTGGACGAGATCCCCAAGGTGCGCAAGGAGATGGGCTATCCGCCCCTGGTCACCCCCTCCAGCCAGATCGTGGGCACCCAGGCCACCCTCAACGTCGTGCTGGGCGAGCGCTACAAGGTGATCCCCGAGGAGGTGAAGCAGTACTTCCGGGGCTGCTACGGCAAGCCCCCCGCCCCCATGGATCCGGATATCCAGAAGCTGGCCATCGGCACCGAGAAGCCCATCACCTGCCGCCCCGCGGAGCTCCTGGAGCCCGGCTGGGAGGCCGCCAAGAAGGAGATCGGGGACCTGGCCGAAAGCGACGAGGACATCTGCTCCTACGCCCTCTTCCCCCAGATCGCCAAGCCCTTCCTGGCCCGGCGCCGGCAGGGGCTGGGGGGCAAGGAGGAGGTGGCCGCGGCCATCGCCGCCGCGATGTTCGCCCAGGCGGACGCCAAGGCCGCCAAGCCGGCCGCGGGGCCCGCCCCGGCGGCCTCCATGTGGAAGATGGCCGGGCGAACCGGCGCTCAGAGGGGATGGTGATCCGATGCCCACGAAATTCAAGCTGACCCTGGAAGGCAACGCCTACGACGTGGAGCGCCGGGAAGGCCTCATGGTGGTCAACGGGGTGGAGTTCTCCCTGGCCGCCAAGGAGAACCAGGTCCTCATCGCCGGCACCCCCCACACCGTCAAGCTGGGCGCCGGCGTGGCCGAGGTGGACGGCATCTCGTACACGGTCTCCGCCGAAGGCCTGGAGGAGCCCTCCCCGGCCCGGGGCCGCCGGGCCGCCAGCTCCAACGCCGCCGCCGAAGCCGGAGCCCTGGTGGCCATCATGCCCGGCCTCATCATCAAGATCCTCAAGAAGGAGGGCGACCGGGTCGAAGCCGGGGAGGTCATCCTCGTCCTGGAGGCCATGAAGATGCAGAACGAGCTCCAGGCGAAATCCGCCGGCGTCATCCGCCAGATGAACGTGAAGCAGGGGGATAACGTGGAGATGCGGCAGGTGCTCTGCGTGATCGAGTAGGGGGGTAATGAAACAGGCTCCCAGGACAGGCGTGGCCAGAAAATAGATATGATATATACTTTCTGGTGGAGGTGGCGCCATGTCGCAGGTCAGGGCCAAGGTATTCTGGAGCGGCCCGAGCCAGGCGGTTCGGCTGCCGAAGGCCTTCCGGTTCAGTACCGATGAAGTGACGATCCGCAAGGTGGGGGATTCCCTGATCCTGGAGCCCGTCCACAAGCGGGAGTGGCCGGTGGGATATGCGGCGAGCTTCGCGGACATGCCCGAAGACTTCGAGCGGCCGGAGCCGCTGCCGGGCTCCGGGCACCGGGATGTGCTCCTGGAGGAGCTGTGAAATACATCCTCGACACGGATACCTGCATCTTCGCGTTGAAGCGGCGTCCAGGGGTTCTGCAGCGGCTTCTCCGGGAGAGCCCGGACGATGTTGCGGTCAGTGCCATGACGGAGGCCGAACTGACCTTCGGCGCCCTCAAGAGCGCCGCCCCGGAACGGGCCCTGCCCCAGGTGGCCTCGTTCCTGGAACCTTTGGTGGTGCTGCCCTTCGATGGCGTGGCGGCCCGGAAGCATGCCGGGATCCGGTTCGCGGTGCCCAGCAGCCCCATCGGGGAGCGGGACATGGTGACGGCGGCCATCGCGGTGGCCAGCGGGCTGGTTCTCGTGACCCACAACACGCGGGAGTTCGCGCGGGTGGAAGGGCTGGCCCTGGAGGATTGGGCGGAGCCCTGAAGCCCGGCGGCAAAGCCGGGGGAAGTACGTCAAAATGGAGATCTTCATTAATCGGAAGGAATCCATGCACAAGCTCCCCGTCATCGCCCTCGACGGCCCCTCGGGGGTCGGGAAGTCCACCACGGCCAAGGCGGTGGCCCAGGCCCTGGGATGGAACTACCTGGACACGGGGGCCATGTACCGGGCCACTGCCCTGGCGCTTCAGCGGGCGGGGGTGGGGCTGGAGGACCGGGAGGGGCTGGAACGGGCCCTGGCGGGGCTTCGCATCCAGCAGCGGGGCACCCGGGAATTCCTGGGGGACGAGGACGTGAGCGAGGCCATCCGCTCCCCGGAGGTGACCCGCATGGTCACCCCGGTGTCGGCGGACGGGCGAGTCCGGGAGGTGCTGGTGGACCAGCAGCGGGCCATCGCGGGCTCGGGGGGCTGGGTGGTGGACGGCCGGGACATCGGAACGGTGGTTTTCCCGGACGCATGCTGCAAAGTATTCCTCACGGCCGGCGTGGAGGTGCGGGCCCGGCGCCGGGCCCTGGAACTGGAGGCCAAGGGGGCCTCCGTGTCCCTGGCGGAGGTGGCGGCGGATATCGAACGCCGCGACCTGGCGGATTCCACCCGCGCCGTGGCGCCCCTCCGGAAGGCCGCGGACGCGGTGGAACTGGACTCGGGCGGCATGGGGTTGGAGGAGGTGGTGGAGTGGATCGTGGCGCTCCACCGGCGCCACTGATCACACCCGGAATTCGTCGGGGCGCCAGGTCTGGATGCGCTTCTTGATGGCCTCGCCGCCCAGGTTCTCCCGGAGGGCCTCCTCCACCCGGGCCGCCAGTTCCCCGTCGGAGGCGAAGCGCAGGGCCACGAACTGTCCGGGCCGCAGGCGGTCGATTTCCGGCCGCAGGCTTTCGGGGAGCAGGGCCCGCATGCGCAGGGTCTCCTCCAGGCGGATCACCCGGTCCTGCACCCGCAGGGCGTAGAGGCGGATCTTGAGGAAGGCCAGGGCCAGGAAGGCCAGGAGGAGGAGCTGGGTCCAGGCCCCCGCGTGGCCGCGGATGGCTCCCAGGACGGCCAGGGCGATGCACGCCAGGAGCAGGCCGAAGCCCCAGTAGTGGTACCCGGGATCCAGGCGGCGGTGGGTGGCGTAGGACTGGGTCACGGGAGGCTCCTTAGCGGGCGGGGCGGAAGGCCTTGATCACGGCGGGGTCGGTTTCCAGGATGGGGCCCCCGGCCAGTTCGATGCAGTAGGGGATGGCGGGGAACACCGCGTCCAGGCATTCCCGGATGGACTTGGGGCGCCCCGGGAGGTTCACCACCAGGCTGGAACCCCGCAG is a genomic window containing:
- a CDS encoding antitoxin — translated: MSQVRAKVFWSGPSQAVRLPKAFRFSTDEVTIRKVGDSLILEPVHKREWPVGYAASFADMPEDFERPEPLPGSGHRDVLLEEL
- a CDS encoding bifunctional helix-turn-helix domain-containing protein/methylated-DNA--[protein]-cysteine S-methyltransferase, whose product is MSQSDFTRCAKAIRFLCDSVREQPALAEVAAQAGVSEFHFQRMFRRWAGISPKRFLQYLTLGEAKGLLMDSRSMLDASLAVGLSSPSRLHDLFLSLECMTPGQFKEQGRGLRVGWTVVATPFGEALLAALDGRLCGLAFLEDGDPAKALAELRGRWPRADFPHDPAGLAPLAEALESRFRGEPPKPLSLLLQGSPFQLKVWEALLAIPEGRVLSYGDLARTLGDPGAARAVGAAVGRNPIALLIPCHRIIQASGALGGYHWGAARKRVILALERGRANGLLPGGGD
- a CDS encoding PIG-L deacetylase family protein, which encodes MTHPYTHYVEEFVKLQEEAREMPLGDFAPASAPRLMDNAPRVLVFSPHPDDESITGALTLRLRRELNYRVCVVAVTQGSRVDRQEARLQEMYGACHFLGFELITTRQNGLASINPKTRAGNPDGWATSVETIAQIISYHRPSFIVIPHDQDWNSTHLGTHHLVVDALKTLGPAFKCRIIETEYWHPMSDPNLMIQSTAEEVADLVAATSFHKGEVVRNPYHLTLPSWMADNVRRGGEIVGGQGEATPVWNFATLYRVRDFVRGGFETCLKAGRIIPTGGDLAAVFKIQ
- a CDS encoding exonuclease domain-containing protein; the protein is MSFGDLTYLVVDTETTGLNPPADKVVSVAGVWVRAGQGPFRRESFLVDPGIPIPPEASAIHHIVDRHVAGAPALGEVLPVFQKDDFDAYVAHNAAFDFGFLPRAGRPVLCTMRLARKVWPKLSKYSNQYLRYFLQLEVTEAEGLPAHEALADALVTSRLLLKELAWLQENPQPGVETIQDLIAWAEAPNLLETCQFGSKHRGVPWARVPKDYLAWMKREVKDMDPDLRHTVEHYLQ
- a CDS encoding biotin/lipoyl-containing protein, which codes for MPTKFKLTLEGNAYDVERREGLMVVNGVEFSLAAKENQVLIAGTPHTVKLGAGVAEVDGISYTVSAEGLEEPSPARGRRAASSNAAAEAGALVAIMPGLIIKILKKEGDRVEAGEVILVLEAMKMQNELQAKSAGVIRQMNVKQGDNVEMRQVLCVIE
- a CDS encoding PstS family phosphate ABC transporter substrate-binding protein; this translates as MRFPRGLNSLLLASALVSALPAQAQAPRAGNAIVVAEMVEPLMAKWKDAYRSKHPGWDLSYASTLQDSVFKAFLAGQSLLAPSARDFTREEIAAFTAKWGYAPTRVAICMDGLVVLVHKSNPLKEIKIEQLDAIYSTTRLQGWPKDIQVWGDLGLTTGNWATRPIEVLGHPVGSGTRMFYLSAVQKNGTSKPTIQRGADILEMVENLTANQAAIGYGSMSQNYSSLRTVPVVPAGGKTAIEANPANIVEGAYPLGRILYTYVNQAPGKPLNANLLNFLRYILSKDGQSQVTSAGFVPLAEDIAGINLRRLEAAR
- a CDS encoding type II toxin-antitoxin system VapC family toxin, translating into MKYILDTDTCIFALKRRPGVLQRLLRESPDDVAVSAMTEAELTFGALKSAAPERALPQVASFLEPLVVLPFDGVAARKHAGIRFAVPSSPIGERDMVTAAIAVASGLVLVTHNTREFARVEGLALEDWAEP
- the cmk gene encoding (d)CMP kinase produces the protein MHKLPVIALDGPSGVGKSTTAKAVAQALGWNYLDTGAMYRATALALQRAGVGLEDREGLERALAGLRIQQRGTREFLGDEDVSEAIRSPEVTRMVTPVSADGRVREVLVDQQRAIAGSGGWVVDGRDIGTVVFPDACCKVFLTAGVEVRARRRALELEAKGASVSLAEVAADIERRDLADSTRAVAPLRKAADAVELDSGGMGLEEVVEWIVALHRRH
- a CDS encoding acyl-CoA carboxylase subunit beta, which codes for MDTKSKKEMLENLRKEALLGGGQDRIDAQHAKGKMTARERVEAFLDKGTFRELDAFVAHRTHDFQMDKKTFLGDSVVTGWGQVEGRPVYVFSQDFTVLGGSLGEVHAEKICKVMDLAVKNGVPVVGLNDSGGARIQEGVVSLGAYADIFLRNTLASGVVPQISAILGPCAGGAVYSPALTDFIMMVKKTSHMFITGPDVVKTVTHEDVSMDDLGGAGIHASKSGVAHFVAEDEKDALAGLRTLLSYLPSNNMEDAPRVETGDDPNRREEALNAIVPDDPRKAYDMHEVIGHVVDSGEFLEVHAAFAGNIIVGFARMDGHTVGIVANQPLVLAGVLDIDASVKGARFVRFCDAFNIPIITFEDVPGFMPGVDQEHRGIILHGAKLLYAYCEATVPKLTVITRKAYGGAYDVMSSKHIRGDYNVSWPTGEIAVMGPDGAVNIIFRKEIAEAADPAAKRAELIELYKDKFANPFVAAGRGYLDDVIDPADTRARLIEALRISQNKRDANPPRKHSTMPL
- a CDS encoding histidine kinase dimerization/phospho-acceptor domain-containing protein codes for the protein MSPGSLRRIQARWRSRPGAQALAEARAEHHRTLRKLAHDLRNPLNSILLMAQLLEETAGSPDVARIAGRIQKQCLEMNGMVDKALESAPE
- a CDS encoding cupin domain-containing protein — translated: MANKTSIKELSKHLTTPYSHLELGQVNDHAAYVMNFKDVYPFHRHIQDELYLVLQGEITIRFKNAEAIRLRKGESTVVRAYTTHSSESLEGALVLMVKPKEMFPHPSEVE
- a CDS encoding pyruvate carboxylase subunit B, translating into MAATPLMICETLLRDAHQSLLATRMRTEDMLPLCEALDEIGYWSLEVWGGATFDSAIRFLGEDPWERLRALRKALPRTRLQMLLRGQNVVGYKHYPDDILEHFITLARKNGIDVFRIFDALNDLRNMEPAMRFAKAAGGHVQGTISYTISPFHTNAAFVQMGRDLRSMGADSIALKDMAGLITPYVAYDLVKALKEEVGLPVQLHTHYTSGFGTAALVKAAEAGVDVVDTAISSMSMSTSQPPTETLVAALKGQPRDTGLDLGRLADISRRMEKIRRKYASFEAGVAAVDINVLQFQVPGGMLSNLVGQLRSQGAMDKYYDVLDEIPKVRKEMGYPPLVTPSSQIVGTQATLNVVLGERYKVIPEEVKQYFRGCYGKPPAPMDPDIQKLAIGTEKPITCRPAELLEPGWEAAKKEIGDLAESDEDICSYALFPQIAKPFLARRRQGLGGKEEVAAAIAAAMFAQADAKAAKPAAGPAPAASMWKMAGRTGAQRGW
- a CDS encoding DUF6526 family protein; translated protein: MTQSYATHRRLDPGYHYWGFGLLLACIALAVLGAIRGHAGAWTQLLLLAFLALAFLKIRLYALRVQDRVIRLEETLRMRALLPESLRPEIDRLRPGQFVALRFASDGELAARVEEALRENLGGEAIKKRIQTWRPDEFRV